A single region of the Phalacrocorax aristotelis chromosome 17, bGulAri2.1, whole genome shotgun sequence genome encodes:
- the NAIF1 gene encoding nuclear apoptosis-inducing factor 1 gives MAMASPPAPPAKKRKMNFSEREVEIIVEELERGKHLLINHFNAGVPLAAKAAAWHDILRRVNAVATCHRELPEVKKKWSDLKTEVRRKVAQVRAAMEGGGENQNGNGNGTESEDPTGAATAPVILTPMQQRICNLLGEATIISLPSGDCGAGDGTEIPITASATTVTLTQIPAETTYHSLEDGVVEYCTTEAPTTVTAEAPLEMMAHQHEVSAKPQELKSRIALNSAKLLQEQRVTNLHVKEIAQHLEQQNDLLQMIRRSQEVQACAQERQAQAMEGTQAALSALIQVLRPMIKDFRRFLQSNTPSPSVTADPSQTGQQDGMIQ, from the exons ATGGCCATGGCGTcgcccccagcgcccccagccAAGAAGCGGAAGATGAACTTCTCAGAGCGGGAGGTGGAGATCATcgtggaggagctggagcgaGGCAAGCACCTCCTCATCAACCACTTCAACGCGGGCGTGCCGCTGGCCGCCAAGGCAGCCGCCTGGCACGACATCCTGCGCCGCGTCAATGCCGTTGCCACCTGCCACCGCGAGCTGCCCGAGGTCAAGAAGAAATGGTCCGACCTCAAGACCGAGGTGCGACGCAAAGTGGCCCAAGTCCGGGCTGCCATGGAAGGGGGAGGTGAGAACCAGAACGGCAATGGCAATGGGACAGAGAGCGAAGACCCGACGggcgccgccaccgccccggTTATCCTCACCCCCATGCAGCAACGCATCTGCAACCTGCTGGGAGAAGCCACCATCATCAGTTTGCCAAGTGGGGACTGCGGCGCAGGTGACGGGACCGAGATACCCATCACCGCGTCAGCCACCACCGTCACCCTGACCCAGA TTCCTGCAGAGACAACCTACCACAGTCTGGAGGACGGAGTCGTGGAGTACTGCACAACAGAAGCCCCCACCACGGTTACCGCCGAAGCACCCTTGGAGATGATGGCACATCAGCACGAAGTGTCCGCAAAACCCCAGGAGCTGAAAAGCCGAATTGCTCTGAACTCAGCTAAGCTCCTGCAGGAGCAGCGTGTGACCAACTTGCATGTGAAGGAGATTGCCCAGCACCTGGAGCAGCAGAATGACTTGCTTCAGATGATTCGTCGCTCTCAGGAGGTGCAGGCATGCGCCCAGGAGCGACAGGCACAAGCCATGGAAGGAACACAGGCAGCACTGAGTGCCCTCATCCAGGTCCTCCGCCCCATGATTAAGGACTTCCGTCGATTTTTGCAGAGCAATACACCCAGTCCGTCAGTcacagctgaccccagccaGACGGGGCAGCAAGATGGCATGATCCAGTGA